AATCCCCGCCATTGCGATTGCCACGCGGAATCCCTGGACGATCAACAGCAGACCAGCAAGCGAGAGGCCAAAGCGGGCGACGCGCTTTTGTGTTCCCGAGATGCCCTGGTTGACCAGCGCGTTGTACACGCCATTGACGCCGTGGAACGTCGCAGTGATGAGAAACACGATCATCGTCAGGAAGTACCCGAACTGACTCATCCGGGCTTGGGTACCTGCAAGCGTGATCTCGGCAGCGTGGTTGACGAAGTGCAACAGGAAGAAGTGAAAGGCAAGCGTGCCGATCAAGACGACAGCCGTGATCCGTTGGAGGAACCAACTCCACCCACCGGATTCGAACGAAGAGTAGTATTCCGCCATCGATCACACCCCCGCAAGGAACGTTGGGACACTGGCGACGGCGATTGCACCCGTGACGATCAACGAGACGTAGAAGCTCAGATCCTGGCGCTCGAGTCCGAGCCCCAAGTCGATGAACAAGAGTCGAATGCCGTTGAGCATGTGAAAGACCGCAACGGCGAGCAACCCGACTTCGAGCAGTCGCACGATCAAGAGGTCTTCGAGCCCCGAGAGCGTCGTGGTGTACAGATCCTGGGGCGCGGCAGCCGGGTCAGCGCCGATAGCAGTACTCAACACGGCGATGTGTGTAAACAGGTAGCCGACGAGCACCCAGCCGGTGAACTTGTGGAGGACCCACGCCCACATCCCGGCGGAAAACTCCCGCCAGCGACCGACGTCCTCGACGGCCCCACGGTCGTACGTTTGTGCCATACGCACAAGCGACGGACCGGACCATGATAGTTGTTGTCCCCAGGTAACGCTTCGCCGGTTCTCAGGCACAGACAGCGTTCCATTTCGTCCGTTTCTTGGCCAGGAGTTCAGAATGGGGGCAAAAGCCGCTCGTCCCAGGAGCGATTATTCGACGATCGTCGAGTCCGCGACAGTGATCGTCTCGGTGGCGACGATATTTCGTGAAGATCTACCGATAGATACCGTGTACTCGCCATCGTCGACCGTCCAGGCCGCGCCGTCTTCGTCGTAGTAAGCGACATCCCGCTGATCGATGTCGAGCGTGACAGTCGTTTCTTCGCCAGCGGCGAGTTCGACCGACTCGAAGGCCGCGAGTTCCTTGGGCGGCCGCTCGACGGAGGGATCGTCCTGGCCGAGATACGCCTGGACGACCTCGTAGCCGTCCCGATCGCCGACGTTCTCGACGGTCACCTGGACGCTGGCTTCGGGGCCATCGCCCGACTCGACGGACACGTCCGTGTATTCGAAGTCGGTGTAACTCAGGCCGTGGCCGAACGGAAACAGCGGCTCGATGTCCGCGTTGTCGAAGTGTCGGTAACCGACGAACACGCCTTCGGAGTACTCCGCCTCGAAGTCGATGCCGGGGTACTGAGCCTCCGTGCTCGCTGGGTAGTGGTCGGTCCGGCGGGCGAAGGTGACCGGCAGGCGGCCGCTGGGATCGACGTCGCCGAACAAGACCGAGGCCGTGACGTGGCCGTCCTCCTGGCCGGGGTACCAGGTCTCGACGATCGCGTCGACCGCACCGGCCCAGGGCATCCGGACCGGGCCAGCCGTGTTGCAGACGACGACCGTCTTCTCGGCCACGTCGGCCACAGCGGCCACTAGTCGATCTTGCTCGTTTGGGAGCCACAGCGAGCGGTCCTCGCTTTCGGAAGCGTTGTCCTGGACGACGACCACGGCGACGTCGGCAGACCCAGCAGCGCGAGCCGCCGCGTCGATCGACGGCTCCTCGTCGTCACCCGACAGTGCATCGTCGATCGCGTCTGGAACCGAAAACCCGAGGGCCCCGTCGTCTTCGTCGTGGGGCTCCTCGATCCGTTCGACGCCACGCTCGAAGGTGACGGTCGTCCCGCTGTCGGTGCGCTCACGGATCCCATCGAGCGGGCTGATGGCAGCAGTGGGATCGACCTCGGAGCTCCCACCGCCACCGATCTTGGCCGTCTCGGCGTTCGGTCCGAGGACAGCGATCGAATCGAGGTCCTCGTCTAGGGGCAGGACGCCGTCGTTCTGGAGGAGGACTGTCCCACGCTGGGCGACGCGACGAGCGATCGTCTCGTGGGCAGGGTCGTTGACCGAGCCCGCTGGTTGCTCGTCGTCGAACATACCAAAGCGGTCCATCTGGGAGAGCGTGCGGGCGATCTTCTCGTCTATGGCGGTTTCGGGGACTTTGCCGCCCTCGATGGCTTCTCGGAGCGGGTCCTCGAAGACGCTGCCCTCGAAGAGATTCGGGTTTGCCCCGTCGGGAAGCCACGGTTTCGCAGCGAGTTCGGCGAGTGTCCCTTTTGGTGCGGCATCCGGCAACGCACCGATCGCCTCGTGGATCCGACTCTCGCTTTCCTGCCACTCGTGGACCGGCACGCCGGGCATGTCCAGATCCAGTCCGC
The sequence above is drawn from the Halorhabdus sp. CBA1104 genome and encodes:
- a CDS encoding beta-glucosidase; amino-acid sequence: MTETDSPDGRIASLIEKLTLQEKIDLVHGDRDPAELATGYLPANDRVGIPSLSLVDGPMGVRAVTATAFPASIALAAAWDTDLAREQGEALGTEVRGADQDVLLAPGCNIIRVPECGRAFEYYSEDPHLSSRLAVATIESVQSAGAMATAKHYVANNQERQRHAVSAEIDERTLREIYLPAFEAAVKEADVASVMASYNRINGTYATEHERLLTDILKDEWGFDGFVVSDWWATTDAVAAAHGGLDLDMPGVPVHEWQESESRIHEAIGALPDAAPKGTLAELAAKPWLPDGANPNLFEGSVFEDPLREAIEGGKVPETAIDEKIARTLSQMDRFGMFDDEQPAGSVNDPAHETIARRVAQRGTVLLQNDGVLPLDEDLDSIAVLGPNAETAKIGGGGSSEVDPTAAISPLDGIRERTDSGTTVTFERGVERIEEPHDEDDGALGFSVPDAIDDALSGDDEEPSIDAAARAAGSADVAVVVVQDNASESEDRSLWLPNEQDRLVAAVADVAEKTVVVCNTAGPVRMPWAGAVDAIVETWYPGQEDGHVTASVLFGDVDPSGRLPVTFARRTDHYPASTEAQYPGIDFEAEYSEGVFVGYRHFDNADIEPLFPFGHGLSYTDFEYTDVSVESGDGPEASVQVTVENVGDRDGYEVVQAYLGQDDPSVERPPKELAAFESVELAAGEETTVTLDIDQRDVAYYDEDGAAWTVDDGEYTVSIGRSSRNIVATETITVADSTIVE
- a CDS encoding succinate dehydrogenase hydrophobic membrane anchor subunit, with product MAEYYSSFESGGWSWFLQRITAVVLIGTLAFHFFLLHFVNHAAEITLAGTQARMSQFGYFLTMIVFLITATFHGVNGVYNALVNQGISGTQKRVARFGLSLAGLLLIVQGFRVAIAMAGISL
- the sdhC gene encoding succinate dehydrogenase, cytochrome b556 subunit — protein: MAQTYDRGAVEDVGRWREFSAGMWAWVLHKFTGWVLVGYLFTHIAVLSTAIGADPAAAPQDLYTTTLSGLEDLLIVRLLEVGLLAVAVFHMLNGIRLLFIDLGLGLERQDLSFYVSLIVTGAIAVASVPTFLAGV